TGGACGTATTTGGTCCGACCTATTGCGTGAGCTGGAGGCAACACGCCTGGGgtaatgttttttcctttaaatcctttCAGATACTGAActatttccttgtttgttttcaggGGGAAATCTTGTCCACAGGTGTTGACAGCGTACTTCCACGGAACCACGGAGGCCACCAGGTCTTTCAGGCAGTTCAGGTCGGCCTGGAGCCTGGAAATCCCTGCGTAGACCACAGCCTCTATCTTCGAAGCAATAAAAGCATTTTGGAAGCAACTCAGTAACTGCCACACTGATTTCTTAAACTCAGCTGTGGCTTTCTCATCCACATGAACACAGTAGACATTTTGGGGCATGTAGATAGCTCTGAAGAGCCGTTCAAAAGTATCAAAGTCCTTATGGATGACCATGACATATGCCAAAGGGAACACCACTTCTTCTTCTGACAGGGGGCTTGTGATGTAGTGATTCTGGATCAGGTACTCCTCACATGGGACGCTTCCCAAAGGTGATGTCAATGTCTTGTACCACAAAAAAGCTGACTTATCTTCTAATGCGTCTTTACAGGCGTGTATTCCAGGATACCTTTCACTGGAGCTATTCAGCTTCTTTTTTGGCAGGCTTAATTGCGTATTGTAATGCATCACAAAAATAACCACACTGAGCACAGTGAAAGCAAAAAGGTAATACTTCCAAAAGTtcattcttttcacttctttgggGGAAGGAACTTCTCTCCAGGGACTCAGAAATGATCAGTTCCTGAAGCCACAAGTGTGGAGAGGTTGAATGGACTTCTTCGGCCAGTCTTGAATTTCCACAGCTTCTCGAGCGGGCTTCCTTTTCCCGAGTCCTTTAATCCTCATTTATTTTCCGCTTCAGCGCTGTGTCCATCCTCTTTGGCGGCGGCGGGAGAGGACATGCTTCTCTAACACGCACCGGTCTCAGGCCCCAGCGCTGGATCCTGGCAGCTAGCAGGGCGCAGCGTGCGGCGCgtagcccagcccagcccagcccagcccagccttcGGGAAGCTCGGCTTATTTGCATATGAAATGCAAGTGGTGGATCTTAGCAAATTACGTTCTGGGAAGGGATGACGGGTCCTTTTCCCCGGCGGTTGAGTTTCTCTTCCTTAACCCTAACCCCCTTCCATCTAATCAATTCCGATCTgatctcccttctctcctcacgCTTTCCCCAGGCCTTTTAGAATAAGTGGTTGTGCTTTCTCACGTCAGCCCCGCAACTTGCAAGCAGTCTTTGGAAACCGCAGCCCTTGAGACTAATGCTCCTCCAGTATACACTCTTCCTGTTTCTCGGCCACCTCTGCTCATTTCATGTTATCTCTACCTCTGAGCACATACACAGATAAGGATAAACGCACTTGCAACATGTCTTAAGTACAAGATTATCAGCAGCAGAAAGTCTGGTGTTGAGGTAAGTGTTCCCTGGATTAAATCAGACAGTGTCTGATGGTGGTACATAGCATATACGTGTGCGTGCAAGCTATGGGAAGAGGGAAACCAAATTGCATTCTCAGGGGCCTGGGATGAGGGCGGAAAGAACCTAGGAGTGACTTGTGACATTAAAGGGTTGGTGTGGatgacataaatgaaataaacacaccTTAGTTGGTGCGCCAGAGAGAAAGGTGATAGTCATTGTTCCCAGAGAGCAAAAGTTGGTTCCCATTTCACACAGAGCTTCAGATAACTTGAGCTGGTGACACAGTATTATCTACAATATGTGAAGTGACTAGCCACTGGGTCTCTATATAAACATGAAATCTTTAGATTTGAGGTCATTTCATAGAACCCAAAGGATTCTACTTTCCTCCCAATTTCCTCTCACTTCCTTAATCTGAAGAAAGAACTAAAGCTTCTGGGCTGCagtaaaattcctggaagtatCAGTCAGTGAAATTCTGgggagccaggaagagaagcccagCAGGTCTGGTCACATTACAGAAGGGTTCTCATAGCTCACGTGTGCCAGGTGCCCTCCAGCGCTCAGCAAATGTGGAGCACAATGCATACTGATGCAGGTGGTAAGGATGCTTCTGGGGGAAAGTAACCAGTCCAACTAAAAGATAAACAGTGGCAGCCACAGTGGGTGTGTTAAAAATGGCCTGCTCCCATCTCATTCCTACAGTCACCGAGCTGTCCTACCTGTCTGGACATGGTGTGGCAATTGGAGCAGCTGCCCCTGTTAGGAAAACATCTGCTGTATAATGCAGCAATCTCCTTGCCCCATCCTATGGCAAACCACCCCTTAACTTCTTATAGTTCCctggatgaatgaatggcaaCAGTAGCATGGATGTGACATATTGATTTGGAGATAGACCCAAAGAATTCGCAGGGATCTTAAAGATCACCTAATACAACGCTTTatcttacagatggggaaattaaggccaataaaaatacttattttcaaagTATGGATGGAAGTCAGAGCCTTAATTCTACAGTTCCATAGTCCAGATTCTGGAGCCAGTCTAATTGACTTCAATCCCAGCTGCTCACTAACCAGCTGTGCGTCCAGGGTAAAGTTACTTAGCCTCCCTAAGCACCAGGTTCTTTGTCTGATGGAAAATAACAATAGTTGCTATTTCGTATGGTTAAGAACATTAAATAAGCATTAGCAATTTGTAtcgttgtcatttctcttttgaaaaacatCCAACATCTCTGACCCTGTTAATGAACAGATATTTTGATTTGTGTTCTtagtaatggaaaagaaaaacatgtactTTTTAAGGCTTTCAAATGGGTTGAACTGGGTTATTCCCCCCTGGGTTATTTCCCAGGGGCGGAAATAGTAGGAATGTGGTTATATAAAGAGAAGAACTGAATGGTCCATTTTGATGCCTTCCCTTCAGTATTACTAGAGCCACACCCTTTTCTGCAAAATACTTCCTCGGCAGGACTTGTGGAGAGCAGGAGGGGGAAAGGCTGATGTGAGGCAAAGGACTTTCAGTGCAGGTTCagtctgtgggggtgggggggtacgTTTCCCTTGAGCCTTGATCCTACAAGAGGGAGCTCCG
The Rhinolophus ferrumequinum isolate MPI-CBG mRhiFer1 chromosome 9, mRhiFer1_v1.p, whole genome shotgun sequence genome window above contains:
- the GCNT2 gene encoding N-acetyllactosaminide beta-1,6-N-acetylglucosaminyl-transferase isoform X4, whose translation is MNFWKYYLFAFTVLSVVIFVMHYNTQLSLPKKKLNSSSERYPGIHACKDALEDKSAFLWYKTLTSPLGSVPCEEYLIQNHYITSPLSEEEVVFPLAYVMVIHKDFDTFERLFRAIYMPQNVYCVHVDEKATAEFKKSVWQLLSCFQNAFIASKIEAVVYAGISRLQADLNCLKDLVASVVPWKYAVNTCGQDFPLKTNKEIVQYLKGFKGKNITPGVLPPAHAIGRTKYVHREHLGKDGSFVQNTNILKTSPPHQLTIYFGTAYVALTREFVNFIFYDKRAIDLLQWSKDTYSPDEHFWVTLNRIPGVPGAMPNASWTGNLRAIKWIDMEDKHGGCHGHYVHGICIYGNGDLKWLINSPSLFANKFELATYPLTVECLELRLRERTLNQSETAIQPSWYF